One Sphingomonas sp. SUN039 genomic window carries:
- the gltB gene encoding glutamate synthase large subunit, whose translation MTDQRERLAAEGMYRPDMESDACGVGLVAATDGRASRRVVASAIEALKAVWHRGAVDADGKTGDGAGLHVDLPLAFFDDAIVGSGHKPIPNRRLAVGMIFLPRTDLGAQESCRTIVESEIIDAGYTIYGWRQVPVDISVIGRKAQSLRPEIEQIMIAGPAPDAVSIEEFEKNLYLVRRRIERRIIAAQIQGFYVCSLSCRSIVYKGLFLAESLSVFYPDLTDERFTSRVAIFHQRYSTNTFPQWWLAQPFRALAHNGEINTIRGNKNWMKAHEIRMASLAFGDSSDDIKPVIPAGASDTAALDAVFEVICRSGRDAPTAKTMLVPEAWQAKADMPQAHKDMYAYLASVMEPWDGPAALAMTDGRWAVAGMDRNALRPLRYTLTNDDLLIVGSETGMVVVPEATVIAKGRLGPGQMIGVDLQEGKLFHDRELKDQLAGEAPYGEMVGDFLKLTDLSEVAAADVPLSRAELTRRQVAAGMTLEDMELILSPMVEDAKEAVGSMGDDTPLAVISDKPRLIHQFFRQNFSQVTNPPIDSLRERQVMSLKTRFGNLANILDQDSGRDRVLVLDTPVLSNADWARLKGHFGPVAAEIDCTFDADSGADGLRAAIARVRSEAEQAIREGRSELFLTDEAVSETRVGIQMVLAAAAVHTHLVRKGLRSYASVNVRSAECLDTHYFAVLIGVGATTVNAHLAEASIADRHTRGLFGDLTLATCVARYVSAIGEGLLKIMSKMGIAVISSYRGGYNFEAVGLSRALVDDLFPGMPAKISGEGYASLYINAHERHEAAYDSGVATLPIGGFYRQRAGGEAHAYSAQLMHLLQTAVGTDSYSTYLQFARGVRDLPPVYLRDLLEFNYAKEPVPVDQVEAITEIRKRFVTPGMSLGALSPEAHETLAIAMNRIGAKAVSGEGGEDSARFKPYPNGDNANSSIKQIASGRFGVTAEYLGSAEEIEIKVAQGAKPGEGGQLPGFKVTELIAKLRHSTPGVTLISPPPHHDIYSIEDLAQLIYDLKQINTRARVCVKLVSSAGIGTVAAGVAKAHADCILIAGHVGGTGASPQTSIKYAGTPWEMGLSEVNQVLTLNGLRHRVKLRTDGGLKTGRDIVIAAILGAEEFGIGTLSLVAMGCIMVRQCHSNTCPVGVCVQDERLRKKFTGTPEKVINLMTFIAEEVREILARLGVKSLDEVIGRTELLRQVSRGAEHLDDLDLNPILAKVDADDDQRRFNVPGGRNPVPDSLDAQILHDAKPVFERREKMQLTYTVRNTHRAVGTRLSAEITSLYGMSALNDHHVQVRLRGSAGQSLGAFLCKGITLEVFGDANDYVGKGLSGGIITLRPMVSSPLETQHNTIIGNTVLYGATSGKLFAAGQAGERFAVRNSGAEVVVEGCGANGCEYMTGGTAVILGEVGENFGAGMSGGMAFVLDTEGNFAARANAETITWNRLSSLHWETKCRALIAEHALATDSKWSNAILDDWDRWRDQFWQVVPKEMLSRLAHPLDDREHLVAAE comes from the coding sequence ATGACCGACCAGCGCGAACGTCTCGCCGCCGAGGGCATGTACCGCCCCGACATGGAATCCGATGCCTGCGGCGTCGGCCTCGTCGCCGCGACCGATGGGCGCGCGAGCCGCCGCGTCGTGGCATCGGCCATCGAGGCGCTGAAGGCCGTGTGGCACCGCGGCGCGGTCGATGCCGATGGTAAGACCGGCGACGGCGCGGGACTCCATGTCGATTTGCCGCTCGCGTTCTTCGACGACGCGATTGTCGGCAGCGGGCACAAGCCGATCCCGAACCGGCGGCTCGCGGTCGGCATGATCTTCCTCCCCCGCACCGATCTCGGCGCGCAGGAGAGCTGCCGCACCATTGTCGAAAGCGAAATCATCGACGCGGGCTACACCATCTACGGATGGCGGCAGGTGCCGGTCGACATCTCGGTGATCGGGCGCAAGGCGCAATCGCTGCGTCCCGAGATCGAGCAGATCATGATCGCCGGCCCCGCGCCCGATGCGGTCAGTATCGAGGAGTTCGAAAAGAACCTGTACCTTGTGCGCCGCCGGATCGAACGGCGGATCATCGCCGCGCAGATCCAGGGCTTCTACGTCTGCTCGCTTTCGTGCCGCTCGATTGTCTACAAGGGGCTGTTCCTCGCCGAGAGCCTGTCGGTGTTCTACCCCGACCTGACCGACGAACGGTTCACCTCGCGCGTCGCGATTTTCCACCAGCGCTATTCGACCAACACCTTCCCGCAATGGTGGCTGGCGCAACCGTTCCGCGCGCTGGCGCATAACGGCGAGATCAACACCATCCGTGGTAACAAGAACTGGATGAAGGCGCATGAAATCCGGATGGCGAGCCTCGCCTTCGGCGATTCATCGGACGACATCAAACCGGTGATTCCGGCGGGCGCGAGCGACACCGCTGCGCTCGATGCGGTGTTCGAGGTGATCTGCCGCTCGGGGAGAGACGCGCCGACCGCAAAGACCATGCTCGTCCCCGAAGCGTGGCAGGCCAAGGCCGACATGCCGCAGGCGCACAAGGATATGTACGCCTATCTGGCGAGCGTGATGGAGCCGTGGGACGGCCCTGCCGCGCTCGCCATGACCGACGGTCGCTGGGCGGTCGCGGGGATGGACCGCAACGCGCTGCGTCCGCTGCGCTATACGCTGACCAACGACGACCTGCTGATCGTCGGCAGCGAGACCGGCATGGTCGTGGTGCCCGAGGCGACGGTCATAGCCAAAGGCAGACTCGGCCCGGGCCAGATGATCGGGGTCGACCTGCAAGAGGGCAAACTCTTCCACGACCGCGAGCTGAAGGACCAGCTGGCGGGCGAAGCGCCCTATGGCGAGATGGTCGGCGATTTCCTGAAGCTCACGGACCTGTCGGAGGTCGCCGCGGCAGACGTGCCGCTGTCGCGGGCCGAACTGACGCGGCGACAGGTGGCGGCGGGGATGACGCTCGAGGACATGGAGCTGATCCTGTCGCCGATGGTCGAGGACGCCAAGGAAGCGGTCGGCAGCATGGGCGACGATACGCCGCTCGCCGTGATTTCGGACAAGCCGCGCCTGATCCACCAGTTCTTCCGCCAGAACTTCTCGCAGGTCACCAACCCGCCGATCGACAGTCTGCGCGAGCGGCAGGTGATGTCGCTCAAGACACGCTTCGGCAACCTCGCCAACATCCTCGATCAGGATTCGGGGCGCGACCGGGTGCTCGTGCTCGACACCCCGGTGCTGTCGAACGCGGACTGGGCGCGGCTGAAGGGGCATTTCGGTCCGGTCGCCGCCGAGATCGACTGCACGTTCGATGCAGATTCAGGCGCGGACGGCCTGCGCGCCGCGATTGCGCGGGTGCGGTCGGAGGCGGAACAGGCGATCCGCGAGGGGCGCAGTGAGCTGTTCCTGACCGACGAGGCGGTGTCCGAAACCCGCGTCGGCATCCAGATGGTGCTCGCCGCCGCTGCGGTCCATACGCATCTCGTGCGAAAAGGGCTGCGCTCCTACGCCAGCGTCAACGTGCGCTCGGCGGAATGTCTCGACACGCATTATTTCGCGGTGCTGATCGGCGTGGGTGCCACGACGGTAAACGCGCATCTGGCCGAGGCGTCGATTGCCGACCGCCACACGCGCGGGCTGTTCGGCGATCTGACGCTTGCGACCTGCGTGGCGCGCTATGTCTCGGCCATTGGCGAGGGGTTGCTCAAGATCATGTCGAAAATGGGGATCGCGGTGATCTCCAGCTATCGCGGCGGCTATAATTTCGAAGCGGTCGGCCTCAGTCGTGCGCTGGTCGACGATCTGTTCCCGGGCATGCCCGCCAAGATTTCGGGCGAGGGCTATGCCTCGCTCTACATCAACGCGCACGAGCGGCATGAGGCGGCGTACGACAGCGGCGTCGCGACGCTGCCCATCGGCGGCTTCTATCGTCAGCGCGCAGGGGGCGAGGCGCATGCCTATTCGGCGCAGCTGATGCACCTGTTGCAGACCGCCGTCGGCACCGACAGTTATTCGACCTATCTGCAATTCGCGCGCGGCGTCCGCGATTTACCGCCGGTCTATCTGCGCGACCTGCTTGAATTCAATTACGCCAAGGAGCCGGTGCCGGTCGATCAGGTCGAGGCAATCACCGAAATCCGCAAGCGGTTCGTGACGCCAGGCATGTCGCTGGGCGCGCTCAGCCCCGAGGCGCACGAGACGCTCGCCATCGCGATGAACCGCATCGGTGCCAAGGCCGTTTCGGGCGAAGGCGGCGAGGATTCGGCACGCTTCAAACCCTATCCCAACGGCGACAACGCCAATTCGTCGATCAAGCAGATCGCGAGCGGGCGCTTCGGCGTAACGGCGGAATATCTGGGCTCGGCCGAGGAAATTGAGATCAAGGTCGCGCAGGGGGCCAAGCCCGGCGAGGGGGGGCAGTTGCCCGGCTTCAAGGTGACCGAGCTGATCGCCAAGCTCCGCCACTCGACCCCGGGGGTGACGCTCATTTCGCCGCCGCCGCATCACGACATTTATTCGATCGAGGATCTGGCGCAGCTCATCTACGACCTCAAGCAGATCAACACCCGCGCGCGGGTGTGCGTGAAGCTGGTGTCGTCGGCAGGCATCGGCACCGTCGCGGCGGGCGTGGCCAAGGCACACGCCGACTGCATCCTGATCGCGGGCCATGTCGGCGGCACCGGCGCGTCGCCGCAAACCAGCATCAAATACGCCGGCACGCCGTGGGAAATGGGCCTCAGCGAGGTCAATCAGGTGCTGACGCTCAACGGTCTGCGCCACCGCGTCAAACTTCGCACTGACGGCGGACTGAAAACCGGGCGTGATATCGTGATTGCCGCGATATTGGGGGCGGAGGAGTTCGGCATCGGCACTTTGTCCTTGGTGGCGATGGGCTGCATCATGGTGCGGCAATGCCATTCGAACACCTGCCCGGTCGGCGTCTGCGTTCAGGATGAGCGGCTGCGGAAGAAATTCACCGGCACGCCCGAAAAGGTCATCAACCTGATGACCTTCATCGCCGAGGAGGTCCGTGAAATCCTCGCGCGGCTGGGCGTGAAGTCATTGGACGAAGTGATCGGCCGCACCGAATTACTGCGCCAGGTCAGCCGCGGCGCGGAGCATCTCGACGACCTCGACCTCAACCCGATCCTCGCCAAGGTCGATGCCGACGACGACCAGCGCCGGTTCAACGTACCCGGTGGCCGCAACCCGGTGCCCGACAGCCTCGACGCGCAAATCCTGCACGACGCCAAACCGGTATTCGAACGGCGCGAGAAGATGCAGCTGACCTATACGGTGCGGAATACCCATCGCGCGGTCGGGACGCGGTTGTCGGCGGAAATCACCTCGCTCTATGGGATGTCGGCGCTCAACGACCATCATGTCCAGGTCCGGCTGCGCGGGTCGGCGGGGCAATCGCTCGGCGCGTTCCTGTGCAAGGGGATCACGCTCGAAGTGTTCGGCGACGCCAACGACTATGTCGGCAAGGGGCTGTCGGGCGGCATCATCACGCTGCGCCCGATGGTATCGTCGCCGCTGGAAACCCAGCACAACACGATCATCGGCAACACCGTGCTGTACGGCGCAACCAGCGGGAAGCTGTTCGCTGCAGGGCAGGCGGGCGAGCGTTTCGCCGTGCGGAACTCGGGAGCCGAAGTCGTCGTGGAGGGCTGCGGCGCGAATGGCTGCGAATATATGACCGGCGGCACCGCCGTGATTCTGGGCGAAGTCGGCGAGAATTTCGGCGCGGGCATGTCGGGCGGGATGGCGTTCGTTCTCGATACGGAGGGCAATTTCGCCGCGCGCGCCAATGCCGAGACGATTACCTGGAACCGGCTGTCGTCGCTGCACTGGGAAACCAAATGCCGCGCGCTGATCGCCGAACATGCGCTGGCGACCGACAGCAAATGGTCGAACGCGATCCTCGACGACTGGGACCGCTGGCGGGACCAGTTCTGGCAGGTCGTGCCGAAGGAAATGTTGTCGCGGCTGGCCCATCCGCTCGACGACCGCGAACATTTGGTAGCGGCGGAGTAG
- a CDS encoding undecaprenyl-diphosphate phosphatase: MDFVTAILLGIVEGLTEFLPVSSTGHLILATELLGYDAAKWALFNIAIQPGAILAIVVLYWRTFMDVLRGLMRWEPQAVAFTRNLLVAFFPAVVVGLAFADNIDALLENAVVVAWALIIGGVAILLVERFARPVETGGVANVTLRQSVIVGLVQCLAMVPGVSRSGATILGAMGFGVDRKTAAEFSFFLAVPTLTGATVLQLWKHRDAITPQALELIGVGFVVSFVVAYLVIKAFLAVVTRYGFAPFAWYRIVAGSAALIWLMNR, encoded by the coding sequence TTGGATTTTGTGACTGCCATCCTCCTCGGCATCGTCGAGGGGCTGACCGAATTTCTGCCCGTCTCCTCGACCGGTCACCTCATCCTCGCGACCGAGTTGCTCGGCTATGACGCGGCGAAATGGGCGTTGTTCAACATCGCGATTCAGCCGGGCGCGATCCTCGCGATTGTCGTGCTCTACTGGCGCACCTTCATGGACGTGTTGCGCGGGCTGATGCGGTGGGAGCCGCAAGCCGTGGCGTTTACGCGCAATTTGCTGGTCGCGTTCTTTCCCGCGGTGGTGGTCGGGCTGGCGTTCGCCGACAATATCGACGCGTTGCTCGAAAACGCGGTGGTCGTGGCGTGGGCGCTGATCATCGGCGGGGTCGCGATCCTGCTGGTCGAACGCTTTGCGCGGCCGGTGGAGACCGGCGGCGTCGCCAATGTCACCTTGCGCCAATCGGTGATCGTCGGGCTGGTCCAGTGCCTCGCGATGGTGCCGGGGGTCAGCCGTTCGGGTGCGACGATTTTGGGCGCGATGGGGTTCGGGGTCGACCGCAAGACCGCGGCGGAGTTCAGTTTCTTCCTCGCGGTGCCGACCCTGACCGGGGCGACCGTGCTGCAACTCTGGAAGCACCGCGACGCGATCACCCCGCAGGCGCTCGAGCTGATCGGGGTCGGCTTCGTCGTGTCGTTCGTGGTCGCCTATCTTGTGATCAAGGCGTTTCTGGCGGTGGTGACGCGCTACGGCTTTGCGCCGTTCGCCTGGTACCGGATTGTCGCGGGCAGCGCGGCGCTGATCTGGCTGATGAACCGATAG
- a CDS encoding DUF2059 domain-containing protein, whose amino-acid sequence MKTMIALATLALATPLSAQTVVATHDAPPAAAPSPVATDIAAKLFPDGTYRKMLGDTFSKMMSGMIDQMGNMPLGDLVKAYGLDTDAAAKLDKATVNKVMAILDPAFKERMRLVMDGMFKGMIPLFEKMEPDLRAGLAESLAHRFTPAELGELKTFFATPTGNSFAGQQMLLFMDPAVMGRMQAQMPKIMEAMPTLVGAAAKAAASLPKAKKYADLTEAERAELAALLGIDPKKMKK is encoded by the coding sequence ATGAAGACGATGATCGCTCTGGCCACGCTTGCACTCGCCACGCCGCTGTCGGCCCAGACCGTGGTGGCAACCCATGACGCGCCGCCGGCCGCCGCACCCTCGCCGGTCGCGACCGACATCGCGGCAAAGCTGTTTCCCGACGGCACGTACCGGAAAATGCTCGGCGACACCTTCTCCAAGATGATGTCGGGCATGATCGACCAGATGGGCAACATGCCGCTGGGCGATCTGGTGAAGGCCTATGGGCTGGATACCGACGCAGCGGCAAAGCTCGACAAGGCCACCGTGAACAAGGTCATGGCCATCCTCGATCCGGCGTTCAAGGAACGCATGCGGCTGGTGATGGACGGCATGTTCAAGGGGATGATCCCGCTGTTCGAAAAGATGGAGCCGGACTTGCGCGCGGGGCTCGCCGAATCGCTCGCGCACCGGTTCACGCCTGCCGAACTGGGCGAACTCAAGACGTTCTTTGCAACCCCGACCGGCAACAGCTTTGCCGGACAGCAGATGCTGCTGTTCATGGACCCGGCGGTGATGGGGCGGATGCAGGCACAGATGCCCAAGATTATGGAAGCGATGCCGACGCTGGTCGGTGCCGCAGCCAAGGCTGCGGCATCGTTGCCGAAAGCGAAGAAATATGCCGACCTGACCGAGGCCGAGCGTGCCGAGCTCGCCGCCCTGCTCGGCATCGACCCGAAGAAGATGAAGAAATGA
- a CDS encoding NAD(P)-dependent oxidoreductase: MADNPMLKFVDRDQAYPAKRAATARMDDFREIADRYAVESAEDQSARCSQCGVPYCSVHCPLHNHIPDWLRLTAEGRLREAYELSNATSTMPEICGRICPQDRLCEGNCVIEFSGHGAVTIGSVEKFITDTAWEEGWVEPIVPGPSKGQSVGVIGAGPAGMTVAELLRVRGYEVHIYDRYDRAGGLLTYGIPGFKLEKPVVMRRVERLREGGIVFHHGFEVGRDATLDELRQKHDAVFIGTGVYKPRAIKAPGVGAPGVVDALDYLTASNRKGFGDAVPAFDDGSLDARGKDIVVIGGGDTAMDCVRTAVRQGAASVKCLYRRDRANMPGSQREVANAEEEGVEFVWLSAPEAFDGTEGVSGVRATKMRLGRPDASGRRAPEPDPGSEFRLDADLVIKALGFDAEDLPKLFGSADLGVTRWGTVRIDHKTMMTSLDGVFAGGDIVRGASLVVWAVRDGRDVAERMHGYLKAKAKQERLAA; encoded by the coding sequence ATGGCCGATAACCCGATGCTGAAGTTCGTCGACCGCGACCAGGCCTATCCCGCCAAGCGGGCCGCGACCGCGCGTATGGATGACTTTCGAGAAATTGCGGACCGTTATGCCGTGGAGAGCGCCGAGGACCAGTCGGCGCGCTGCTCGCAATGCGGCGTCCCCTATTGCTCGGTGCATTGCCCGCTGCACAACCACATCCCCGACTGGCTGCGCCTGACGGCAGAGGGGCGGCTGCGCGAGGCATATGAGCTGTCGAACGCGACCTCGACGATGCCCGAAATCTGCGGCCGTATCTGCCCGCAGGATCGTCTCTGCGAAGGCAATTGCGTCATCGAGTTTTCGGGCCATGGCGCAGTGACCATCGGCTCGGTCGAAAAGTTCATCACCGACACGGCGTGGGAAGAAGGCTGGGTCGAACCCATTGTGCCGGGTCCGTCGAAGGGCCAGTCGGTCGGCGTCATCGGCGCGGGACCGGCGGGGATGACGGTTGCCGAGCTGCTGCGCGTGCGCGGCTATGAGGTGCACATCTACGACCGTTACGACCGCGCAGGCGGGCTGCTGACCTATGGCATTCCGGGGTTCAAACTCGAAAAGCCCGTCGTCATGCGCCGCGTCGAACGGCTGCGCGAGGGCGGCATCGTCTTCCATCACGGATTCGAAGTCGGCCGCGACGCGACGCTCGACGAACTCCGCCAGAAACACGACGCGGTCTTTATCGGCACCGGCGTCTACAAACCGCGTGCGATCAAGGCACCGGGCGTCGGCGCGCCGGGGGTGGTCGATGCGCTCGATTATCTGACCGCCTCGAACCGCAAGGGGTTTGGCGATGCCGTGCCCGCGTTCGATGACGGGTCGCTCGATGCCCGCGGCAAGGATATCGTCGTCATCGGCGGCGGCGACACCGCGATGGACTGCGTGCGGACGGCGGTGCGGCAGGGCGCGGCGTCGGTGAAGTGCCTCTACCGCCGCGACCGCGCCAACATGCCGGGGTCGCAACGCGAAGTGGCGAACGCCGAGGAAGAAGGCGTCGAATTCGTCTGGCTGTCCGCGCCCGAAGCGTTCGACGGGACGGAGGGCGTCAGCGGCGTCCGCGCCACCAAGATGCGTCTCGGACGCCCCGATGCCAGCGGCCGCCGTGCGCCCGAACCCGATCCCGGCAGCGAGTTCCGCCTCGACGCAGACCTCGTCATCAAAGCGCTGGGGTTCGACGCCGAAGATTTGCCCAAGCTGTTCGGCAGCGCCGACCTTGGCGTCACGCGCTGGGGCACCGTGCGGATCGACCACAAGACGATGATGACCAGCCTCGACGGCGTGTTCGCGGGCGGCGACATCGTGCGCGGCGCGAGCCTTGTCGTCTGGGCCGTGCGCGACGGGCGCGATGTGGCCGAGCGCATGCACGGGTATTTGAAGGCAAAGGCGAAGCAGGAAAGGCTGGCTGCATGA
- the ubiG gene encoding bifunctional 2-polyprenyl-6-hydroxyphenol methylase/3-demethylubiquinol 3-O-methyltransferase UbiG — MTDASVAPTTISSHEASHFGALAADWWDPKGSSAMLHRLNPVRLGYIRSAIDRHFGSDETARHPLAGKRALDMGCGAGLLCEPLARLGADVTGVDAAPENIAAAQLHAAHVGLSIDYRSGDTGAVAGERFDLVTSLEVIEHVSDPAAFVAGLAGALAEGGLMVLSTPNRTPLSRLTMITVGEGLGRIPRGTHDWDKFIAPDELTALLADAGLKVIDTTGFAFDPVRGARLTDNLSLDYFVTVVAA; from the coding sequence ATGACCGACGCAAGCGTGGCCCCGACAACGATATCTTCGCACGAGGCAAGCCATTTCGGGGCGCTCGCCGCCGACTGGTGGGATCCCAAGGGCTCATCGGCAATGCTCCACCGGCTCAATCCGGTTCGGCTGGGCTATATCCGCAGTGCCATCGACCGCCATTTCGGCAGCGACGAAACGGCGCGGCACCCGCTGGCGGGCAAGCGCGCGCTCGACATGGGCTGCGGGGCAGGGCTGCTGTGCGAACCGCTGGCGCGGCTGGGGGCCGACGTGACCGGCGTCGATGCGGCCCCCGAGAATATCGCGGCGGCGCAGCTTCACGCCGCCCACGTCGGTCTGTCGATCGATTACCGCAGCGGCGACACCGGCGCGGTAGCGGGGGAGCGGTTCGATCTGGTCACGTCGCTCGAAGTGATCGAACATGTCAGCGACCCCGCCGCATTCGTGGCGGGGCTGGCGGGCGCGCTGGCGGAAGGGGGGCTGATGGTCCTGTCGACGCCCAATCGCACGCCGCTATCGCGCCTGACGATGATTACCGTCGGCGAGGGGCTCGGCCGAATTCCGCGCGGCACCCACGACTGGGACAAGTTCATTGCGCCAGACGAATTGACGGCGTTGCTGGCCGACGCGGGATTGAAAGTGATCGATACGACCGGCTTCGCCTTTGATCCGGTGCGCGGGGCGCGGCTGACCGACAATCTGTCGCTCGATTACTTCGTAACGGTGGTCGCGGCCTAG
- a CDS encoding glutathione S-transferase family protein, producing MWLIHQFPLCPFSRKVRLLLGEKGVGYELKLEKPWERRDEFIDLNPAGQTPVMVDQERGTKLIHSVAICEYFEETVEKSKMISGTATDRAEIRRLTAWFDEQFHAAVTGPLLGERMYKRIVHRMSPDTAALREAMKAANEMLDYVDWLLHRHNWIAGSALSLADLAAAAHISVADYLGGIDWRAHENTRVWYMGLKSRPSFRPLLAERMAGIAPPADYDKVDF from the coding sequence ATGTGGCTGATTCACCAATTCCCGCTGTGTCCGTTTTCGCGCAAGGTCCGGCTTTTGCTCGGCGAAAAGGGTGTGGGTTACGAACTCAAGCTCGAAAAGCCGTGGGAGCGGCGCGACGAGTTCATCGATCTCAATCCCGCCGGCCAGACCCCGGTCATGGTCGATCAGGAACGCGGGACCAAATTAATCCACTCGGTCGCCATCTGCGAATATTTCGAGGAGACGGTCGAAAAGTCGAAGATGATTTCGGGAACCGCGACCGACCGCGCCGAAATCCGCCGCCTGACCGCATGGTTCGACGAGCAATTCCATGCTGCCGTCACCGGCCCCTTGCTGGGCGAGCGGATGTACAAGCGTATCGTCCACCGCATGTCGCCCGACACGGCGGCGCTGCGCGAGGCGATGAAGGCCGCCAACGAGATGCTCGACTATGTCGACTGGCTGCTCCACCGGCATAACTGGATTGCGGGCAGCGCGCTCAGCCTCGCCGATTTGGCCGCGGCAGCGCATATCTCGGTCGCCGACTATCTCGGCGGCATCGACTGGCGCGCGCACGAGAATACGCGGGTCTGGTATATGGGCTTGAAATCGCGCCCCAGCTTCCGGCCGCTGCTCGCCGAGCGGATGGCGGGGATCGCGCCGCCTGCGGACTACGACAAGGTGGATTTCTAG
- a CDS encoding complex I NDUFA9 subunit family protein, with protein sequence MTDRLVTVFGGSGFVGRYVVRALLATGARVRIAARHPGEGWYLKTQGGLGQTQFIAADITRADSVARALHGATAAVNLVGTFGGDLNAVHVEGARHIGAAAAAAGCAAVVHVSAIGADPASASRYGSTKGAGEAAVAAAFPGATILRPSTIFGREDQFINRFADLIATLPVVPVIRGGAKFQPIYVADVADAVVAALGDPAGPKNAYAGKTYEVGGPEVFTMAALNRWIADATGRTKRFVAMPDPVAGAMASLTGWLPGAPMTRDQWIMLQSDAVVTGADGLRALGVVPTPLEAVADGWLVRYRRHGRFAEAKG encoded by the coding sequence ATGACGGATCGGTTGGTAACAGTATTCGGCGGCAGCGGCTTTGTCGGGCGCTATGTCGTGCGCGCGCTGCTGGCGACGGGCGCGCGGGTGCGGATCGCGGCGCGGCATCCGGGCGAGGGCTGGTATCTGAAGACGCAAGGCGGGCTGGGCCAGACGCAGTTCATTGCCGCCGACATCACCCGCGCCGACAGTGTCGCGCGGGCGCTGCACGGCGCGACGGCGGCGGTCAATCTGGTCGGGACGTTCGGCGGCGACCTGAACGCGGTCCATGTCGAGGGCGCGCGCCATATCGGTGCCGCGGCAGCAGCGGCGGGGTGTGCGGCTGTCGTCCATGTCTCCGCCATCGGGGCCGATCCGGCGTCGGCCTCGCGTTACGGATCGACCAAGGGCGCGGGCGAAGCGGCGGTTGCGGCGGCGTTTCCGGGCGCGACGATCCTGCGCCCCTCGACCATCTTCGGGCGCGAGGACCAGTTCATCAACCGCTTCGCCGATCTGATCGCGACCTTGCCGGTGGTGCCGGTGATCCGGGGCGGGGCGAAGTTCCAGCCGATCTATGTCGCCGATGTGGCCGACGCCGTGGTCGCGGCGCTTGGCGATCCGGCGGGTCCCAAAAACGCTTACGCTGGCAAGACCTATGAGGTCGGCGGGCCGGAGGTGTTCACCATGGCGGCGCTCAACCGCTGGATCGCCGACGCGACCGGCCGGACGAAGCGGTTCGTGGCGATGCCCGATCCGGTGGCGGGCGCAATGGCGTCGCTGACCGGCTGGCTGCCCGGCGCGCCGATGACGCGCGACCAGTGGATCATGCTGCAATCCGACGCGGTGGTGACCGGCGCGGACGGTTTGCGCGCGCTGGGGGTGGTGCCGACGCCGCTCGAGGCGGTCGCCGACGGCTGGCTCGTCCGCTATCGCCGCCACGGGCGCTTTGCCGAAGCGAAAGGCTGA